One segment of Acidimicrobiales bacterium DNA contains the following:
- a CDS encoding MlaD family protein has product MHTGRAMKLKVVRLTGFVLVTGLMALYMGAQLANFSFTDRYNLTATFRDASGLNTGDPVRIAGVPVGQVTSIHLDGDLAKVRFKIDKSVKLPRGATTVEIRWPNLIGQRYLNLKFDPAAAAKATSFVSTNGSALFSATAKNPDGSHETTSTVDIGSVFNALQPLATAIDPAQLNTIFQTLTQAFDGNDANITNITRNLRTISATLASRDSTIQQMLTDYNSLGSVLSRRDGQIQTMIDNLVLLSQAFSDNTNVFEQALSNFSTAGSSLNQVLGANEQQLKSLLDNSAQLANTLTGKLPQIEASLKGLPATFASLFSAVNGGDFIRIDSSCFQFTHMPCTTPYAVP; this is encoded by the coding sequence GTGCACACCGGTCGTGCCATGAAGCTCAAGGTCGTCCGCCTCACCGGGTTCGTGCTGGTCACCGGGCTCATGGCGCTGTACATGGGCGCTCAGCTCGCCAACTTCAGCTTCACGGACCGCTACAACCTCACGGCCACGTTCCGCGACGCCAGCGGGCTCAACACCGGCGACCCGGTGCGCATCGCCGGGGTGCCAGTCGGACAGGTCACCAGCATCCACCTCGACGGTGACTTGGCGAAGGTGCGGTTCAAGATCGACAAGTCCGTGAAGCTGCCCCGAGGTGCGACCACCGTCGAGATCCGCTGGCCGAACCTGATCGGGCAGCGCTACCTGAACTTGAAGTTCGACCCAGCCGCGGCGGCCAAGGCCACGTCGTTCGTGTCCACCAACGGCAGCGCGCTGTTCTCGGCGACCGCCAAGAACCCGGACGGCAGCCACGAGACCACGTCCACGGTCGACATCGGCTCGGTGTTCAACGCGCTCCAACCGCTCGCCACCGCGATCGACCCGGCGCAGCTCAACACCATCTTCCAGACCCTCACCCAGGCCTTCGACGGCAACGACGCGAACATCACCAACATCACCCGTAACTTGCGGACCATCTCCGCCACGCTCGCCAGCCGCGACAGCACGATCCAGCAGATGCTCACCGACTACAACTCGCTGGGCTCGGTGCTCTCCAGGCGCGACGGCCAGATCCAGACGATGATCGACAACCTCGTGTTGCTGTCGCAGGCGTTCTCCGACAACACGAACGTGTTCGAGCAGGCGCTGAGCAACTTCTCGACGGCCGGGTCCAGCCTCAACCAGGTCCTGGGTGCGAACGAGCAGCAGCTGAAGTCGCTGCTCGACAACTCCGCGCAGCTCGCCAACACCCTCACCGGGAAGCTGCCCCAGATCGAGGCGTCGCTGAAGGGCCTGCCTGCCACGTTCGCCTCGCTGTTCTCGGCGGTCAACGGCGGTGACTTCATCCGCATCGACAGCAGTTGCTTCCAGTTCACGCACATGCCGTGCACGACCCCGTACGCGGTGCCATGA
- a CDS encoding MlaD family protein — translation MHDPVRGAMKLPRRPRWLRFPRLPSARDLNPIPVGLVSLAFLAALVGTAMAVGTFGLLKHQYQMSGVFHDTGGLHKGANVRLAGVNVGQVTGVSPDFHHGQVVITWKVNHGVHLGPNTRADIGATNLLGGDVLELSNTSGGTSYEHRPGSQRRIPIQRTSVPYTLTSALGDFTTDINKIDIPTVDKLLRQVATNVESTSPDLPALLQNLDLVSKAVTSRQAQLSQLLTNSQRLTSTLASRDQQLVQLIDQADQLLDVLNSRRDELSSALGNGSQIVQQLGNLITTKRAQIDSILSDLHRTLQVSQRQIGNVNAGLTYAAPTFERLSAVAGPKAFRVQVTGIGPLNLSRMNDILRQLVGGNP, via the coding sequence GTGCACGACCCCGTACGCGGTGCCATGAAGTTGCCGCGCCGGCCACGCTGGCTCCGCTTCCCGCGCCTGCCCTCCGCGCGCGACCTCAACCCGATTCCGGTCGGGCTGGTGTCGCTGGCGTTCCTCGCCGCCCTGGTCGGCACGGCCATGGCGGTCGGCACGTTCGGGCTGTTGAAGCACCAGTACCAGATGAGCGGCGTGTTCCACGACACGGGTGGGCTCCACAAGGGCGCCAACGTGCGCCTGGCGGGCGTCAACGTCGGCCAGGTCACCGGCGTGTCGCCCGACTTCCACCACGGCCAGGTGGTCATCACGTGGAAGGTCAACCACGGTGTGCACCTCGGCCCGAACACCCGGGCCGACATCGGTGCCACCAACCTGCTCGGCGGCGACGTCCTCGAGCTGTCGAACACGTCCGGCGGCACGAGCTACGAGCACCGGCCGGGCTCGCAGCGGCGCATCCCGATCCAGCGCACGTCGGTGCCGTACACGCTGACGTCCGCGCTCGGCGACTTCACCACCGACATCAACAAGATCGACATCCCCACGGTCGACAAGCTGCTCCGGCAAGTCGCCACCAACGTGGAGTCCACGTCGCCGGACCTGCCGGCGCTGTTGCAGAACCTCGACCTCGTGTCGAAAGCGGTCACGTCGCGCCAAGCCCAGCTCAGCCAGCTGCTCACCAACAGCCAGCGCCTCACTTCGACGCTCGCCAGCCGCGACCAGCAGCTCGTCCAGCTCATCGACCAGGCCGATCAACTGCTCGACGTGTTGAACAGCCGGCGCGACGAGTTGAGCTCGGCGCTCGGCAACGGCAGCCAGATCGTGCAGCAGCTCGGCAACCTCATCACCACCAAGCGGGCCCAGATCGACTCGATCCTCTCCGATCTGCATCGCACGCTCCAGGTGTCGCAGCGCCAGATCGGCAACGTCAACGCCGGCCTCACGTACGCCGCCCCCACTTTCGAGCGGCTCAGCGCGGTGGCGGGGCCGAAGGCCTTCCGGGTGCAGGTCACTGGCATCGGGCCCCTCAACTTGAGCCGGATGAACGACATCCTGCGCCAGCTCGTGGGGGGCAACCCGTGA
- a CDS encoding MCE family protein translates to MTRAAARRGRTRRAGVVLAAVAFVAAAVLPGCSYLGGGKAGYTVVAYFPEAVALYAHSKVKVMGADAGTVQSVKIDGNRGIEVKMKIDRDVPLPTDVQVTIQALTIIGERNVVLSPAWTPGQPEIADHLTDGRFVIPAKHTSVPVEPDDGLKAFSDLAAAIDPNAVTRLVKSGADAFDGHGQTFNDLLGSASSLSTQLAAQDQQILQTARNLHTLASAVNGRSEQLGHVIDGFSQATGTLADQRTAVSNLLTGANQLIGAGQSLLDTYKNQLPGDLANLAQLGLTLQHNSDTFQALIGSFPKVAQSLINAYDPVGKQLLLGVDLVQAAGGILGPTAQIILGTPAAQALVQNTGLESILCQSPVLSTVLGCTS, encoded by the coding sequence GTGACCCGCGCGGCGGCTCGTCGCGGCCGGACCCGGCGAGCGGGGGTGGTGCTCGCGGCGGTGGCGTTCGTCGCGGCGGCGGTCCTGCCGGGTTGTTCCTACCTCGGCGGCGGCAAGGCCGGGTACACGGTCGTCGCGTACTTCCCCGAGGCGGTGGCGCTGTACGCGCACTCCAAAGTGAAGGTCATGGGTGCCGACGCCGGCACCGTGCAGTCCGTGAAGATCGACGGCAACCGCGGCATCGAGGTCAAGATGAAGATCGACCGCGACGTGCCGTTGCCGACCGACGTACAGGTCACGATCCAGGCGCTGACGATCATCGGCGAGCGCAACGTCGTGCTGTCGCCGGCGTGGACGCCCGGCCAACCCGAGATCGCCGACCACCTCACCGATGGCCGTTTCGTCATCCCTGCGAAGCACACGAGCGTGCCGGTCGAGCCCGACGACGGTCTCAAGGCGTTCTCCGACCTCGCCGCCGCCATCGACCCGAACGCGGTGACCCGGCTGGTGAAGAGCGGCGCCGACGCGTTCGACGGGCACGGCCAGACGTTCAACGACCTGCTGGGCAGCGCATCGTCGCTCAGCACGCAGCTCGCCGCCCAGGACCAGCAGATCCTCCAGACCGCGCGCAACTTGCACACGCTGGCCTCGGCGGTGAACGGTCGCAGCGAGCAGCTCGGGCACGTGATCGACGGATTCTCGCAGGCCACCGGCACGCTGGCCGACCAGCGCACCGCGGTCTCCAACTTGTTGACGGGGGCGAACCAGCTGATCGGCGCGGGCCAGTCGCTCCTCGACACGTACAAGAACCAGCTGCCGGGCGACCTCGCCAACCTCGCGCAGCTCGGGCTCACGCTGCAGCACAACTCCGACACGTTCCAAGCGCTCATCGGCAGCTTCCCGAAAGTCGCCCAGAGCCTCATCAACGCGTACGACCCCGTCGGCAAGCAGTTGCTCCTCGGCGTCGATCTGGTGCAGGCGGCCGGCGGCATCCTCGGGCCGACCGCGCAGATCATCCTCGGCACCCCGGCGGCCCAGGCGCTCGTGCAGAACACCGGCCTCGAGTCGATCCTGTGCCAGTCGCCGGTGCTGTCCACCGTCCTCGGGTGCACGTCGTGA
- a CDS encoding MCE family protein → MHVVSRLAPIRRARVALAVALLLASLVLGGCQLQTIGAPTGPLSLRATFDDAQGLVVGNNVQINNVVVGSVRRIRLRNYRAEVTISISDAHPIPADAVATIRQSTLLGEYFVDIGFPAGQTSGPFLHRGDAFRETETTPPVESVVSRAGQLLQAVSANDIGGIVNAGAEALNGRGPQLHRLIGQLSDLAGLLGNQSPQIGQAIDNLGQLGASLAPLRDQLSTLLDNVSRTTTMLTADRQRFFTTLTEFNKLLVSTNTNVIQPHAQQLSSLIREANGILASLNQNSSIITAAVDHFAMAVPRLTRVVSKGQLLMAEWVHVSTTTLGSGTLPPVIQGLIP, encoded by the coding sequence GTGCACGTCGTGAGCCGGCTGGCGCCGATCCGCCGAGCACGTGTGGCGCTGGCCGTCGCGCTCCTCCTCGCCTCGCTGGTGCTCGGTGGCTGCCAGCTCCAGACGATCGGCGCGCCGACCGGCCCGTTGTCGCTGCGGGCCACGTTCGACGATGCACAAGGGCTGGTCGTCGGCAACAACGTGCAGATCAACAACGTGGTGGTGGGCAGCGTCCGCCGCATCCGCCTGCGGAACTACCGGGCCGAGGTCACGATCTCGATCTCCGACGCCCATCCGATCCCTGCCGATGCGGTGGCCACCATCCGCCAGAGCACGCTGCTCGGCGAGTACTTCGTCGACATCGGATTCCCTGCGGGCCAGACGTCGGGGCCGTTCTTGCACCGCGGCGACGCGTTCCGCGAGACGGAGACCACACCGCCGGTCGAGTCGGTGGTGAGCCGCGCCGGGCAGTTGCTGCAAGCCGTGTCGGCCAACGACATCGGCGGGATCGTCAACGCGGGCGCCGAAGCGCTCAACGGCCGTGGCCCGCAGCTGCACCGGCTGATCGGCCAGCTCTCCGACCTGGCCGGGCTGCTCGGCAACCAGTCGCCGCAGATCGGCCAGGCCATCGACAACCTGGGCCAGCTCGGCGCGTCGCTCGCGCCCCTGCGCGATCAGCTCAGCACGTTGCTCGACAACGTCAGCCGCACCACCACGATGCTCACCGCGGATCGCCAGCGGTTCTTCACCACGCTGACCGAGTTCAACAAGCTGCTGGTCTCGACGAACACCAACGTCATCCAGCCCCACGCGCAGCAGCTCAGCTCGCTGATCCGTGAGGCCAACGGGATCCTGGCTTCGCTCAACCAGAACAGCTCGATCATCACCGCCGCGGTGGACCACTTCGCGATGGCAGTACCCCGGCTCACGCGTGTGGTCAGCAAAGGCCAGTTGCTGATGGCGGAGTGGGTGCACGTGTCGACCACCACGTTGGGCAGCGGCACGTTGCCGCCCGTGATCCAGGGGCTCATCCCGTGA
- a CDS encoding MCE family protein, with amino-acid sequence MSTRVRINLAVFAALFLVLLWWDITNVLRPDAYTRPYHVTAEFSTSPGLRSGFGVTYRGVSVGQLGSVQLVGHHVKVDLKINRGVKLPAQVDAAVRRKSVVGEPYVDLTPTGGRDPGGPRLQGGAVIPVARTTTPLDYSTLFNSVSRLLDAVPTTDLNRLLRATAEGVEGRGEDFRRLIASADQFTGDVDKDGPLLDQLADDLTTLVHTLAAHRDSLGAGFDNLASLAQVLADNKANLVALLDKTPTLLHDVSDLLTKSGPDIGCTVDAAGGLFHALNTPAILGSFTRLIDLSPETAAIVHSIRVDGPDGPYIGGGLVFTASFNPPKVFKTPLALPKVTSVPGCNAPRVAGTAGAPSSTAGAGSGSSAVGNQGVTTPPAPAASKPSLGPSSDKKVNATGWKSYLWPALIGLLVLAALLGLTVLRPWDRIKALAAGGRSGPGDSSPPDTDGLS; translated from the coding sequence GTGAGCACCCGGGTCCGGATCAACTTGGCGGTGTTCGCCGCGCTGTTCCTCGTGTTGCTGTGGTGGGACATCACCAACGTGCTGCGGCCCGACGCGTACACCCGGCCCTATCACGTCACCGCCGAGTTCTCGACCTCGCCCGGCCTGCGCAGCGGGTTCGGCGTGACGTACCGCGGGGTCAGCGTGGGCCAGCTCGGCTCGGTGCAGCTGGTCGGCCACCACGTGAAGGTCGACCTCAAGATCAACCGCGGGGTGAAGCTGCCCGCCCAGGTCGACGCCGCGGTGCGACGCAAGTCGGTGGTGGGCGAGCCGTACGTCGACCTCACCCCGACGGGCGGGCGCGACCCTGGCGGGCCGCGCCTCCAGGGCGGTGCGGTGATCCCGGTGGCCCGCACCACCACGCCGCTCGACTACTCGACGCTGTTCAACTCGGTCAGCCGCCTGCTCGACGCGGTGCCCACCACCGACTTGAACCGGCTCCTGCGCGCCACCGCCGAGGGGGTCGAAGGTCGTGGCGAGGACTTCCGGCGGCTGATCGCCAGCGCCGACCAGTTCACCGGCGACGTGGACAAGGACGGCCCGCTGCTCGATCAGCTCGCCGACGACCTCACCACCTTGGTGCACACGCTGGCGGCGCACCGCGACTCGCTCGGCGCCGGGTTCGACAACCTCGCATCGCTCGCCCAGGTGCTGGCCGACAACAAGGCCAACCTCGTCGCGCTCCTCGACAAGACCCCGACCCTGCTGCACGACGTCAGCGATCTGCTGACCAAGAGCGGCCCCGACATCGGCTGCACGGTCGACGCCGCAGGCGGGCTGTTCCACGCGCTGAACACCCCGGCGATCCTCGGCTCGTTCACCCGCTTGATCGACCTGTCACCCGAGACGGCGGCGATCGTCCACAGCATCCGCGTCGACGGGCCCGATGGCCCTTACATCGGCGGTGGGCTGGTGTTCACCGCGTCGTTCAACCCGCCCAAGGTCTTCAAGACCCCGCTGGCCCTGCCAAAGGTGACGTCGGTGCCGGGCTGCAACGCACCCCGCGTCGCCGGGACCGCCGGCGCGCCGTCGAGTACCGCCGGCGCCGGGAGCGGTTCGTCGGCGGTCGGCAACCAGGGCGTCACGACACCGCCGGCGCCCGCTGCGTCGAAACCGTCGCTCGGCCCGTCGTCGGACAAGAAGGTCAACGCCACCGGCTGGAAGAGCTACTTGTGGCCGGCGCTGATCGGGCTGTTGGTGCTGGCGGCGCTTCTCGGCCTCACGGTTCTGCGACCATGGGACCGCATCAAGGCCCTGGCGGCCGGTGGCCGGAGCGGGCCCGGTGACTCCTCGCCTCCCGACACGGATGGACTCTCTTGA
- a CDS encoding alpha/beta fold hydrolase — MAEAKSRRVQGAGVTLAVQESGPVGAPTIVLLHGYPDTHAVWDLVAARLAERFHVVTYDVRGAGASDSPTHIDAYALTLLMTDLHAVVDAASPGRPVHLVGHDWGSLQGWEAVVDRQLDGRLASYTSISGPSLDHVRDWTRLRFKRRSRHDLRQLVSQAGRSSYIAAFHTPGVQWAAELGGRRLERARKVWAAGLRRREGVDVDEQWPPPSFGHDLAAGMSLYRANIAKKLRRGEPAHTDVPVQLVVAERDPYVPPALLEGLDQVAADLRVQRIDAGHWVPRSHPAEVADLIATFVDEIEGRAAEPADGAPAGAGSGGAGGRAGGSASGTRSGAGSGGARSAGTGSGGAGGRAGGSASEVSG; from the coding sequence ATGGCCGAAGCCAAGTCGCGGCGGGTCCAAGGCGCCGGGGTCACGCTCGCAGTGCAGGAATCGGGCCCGGTCGGTGCGCCCACGATCGTGCTGCTGCACGGCTATCCCGACACGCACGCGGTGTGGGATCTCGTCGCGGCCCGGCTGGCCGAGCGGTTCCACGTGGTCACGTACGACGTGCGCGGCGCCGGCGCATCCGATTCGCCCACTCACATCGACGCCTACGCGCTCACCTTGTTGATGACCGACCTCCACGCGGTCGTCGACGCGGCGAGCCCTGGTCGGCCCGTGCACCTGGTGGGCCACGACTGGGGCTCGTTGCAGGGATGGGAGGCCGTCGTCGACCGCCAGCTCGACGGCCGGCTCGCCAGCTACACGTCGATCTCTGGGCCGTCGCTCGATCACGTTCGGGATTGGACCCGCTTGCGGTTCAAGCGTCGCTCGCGCCACGACCTTCGCCAGCTCGTGTCGCAGGCAGGCAGGTCGTCGTACATCGCGGCGTTCCACACGCCGGGCGTGCAGTGGGCGGCCGAGCTCGGCGGTCGGCGGCTCGAGCGCGCTCGCAAGGTGTGGGCGGCGGGGCTGCGCCGGCGTGAAGGCGTGGACGTCGACGAGCAGTGGCCGCCGCCGAGCTTCGGCCACGACCTGGCTGCCGGCATGAGCCTGTACCGCGCCAACATCGCCAAGAAGCTCCGTCGCGGCGAGCCGGCGCACACCGACGTGCCGGTGCAACTCGTCGTGGCCGAGCGCGACCCGTACGTCCCGCCTGCGTTGCTCGAGGGGCTCGACCAGGTCGCCGCCGATCTCCGGGTGCAGCGGATCGACGCTGGCCACTGGGTGCCGCGCAGCCATCCCGCGGAGGTCGCCGACCTGATCGCCACGTTCGTCGACGAGATCGAAGGCCGTGCGGCCGAGCCCGCCGACGGTGCCCCCGCTGGTGCGGGGTCTGGCGGTGCGGGAGGGCGCGCAGGCGGTTCGGCCAGCGGTACGAGGTCTGGTGCCGGGTCTGGCGGTGCCAGGTCTGCTGGCACGGGGTCTGGCGGTGCGGGAGGGCGCGCGGGCGGTTCGGCGTCGGAGGTGTCTGGGTGA
- a CDS encoding metal-dependent hydrolase has protein sequence MSAAPVRSGGVDSGAAAPPIRARATRFDLSATPVHWVPGDAQTTHTINVLHLFLPPGERWFCDVYRDALPLITDPQLRADARGFVGQEATHAKAHDGGLEMLARQGIDLRREVARADRIRIGARKVIRKLPPGLRRRVLTAELGAIAAIEHFTAVLGVWVIEDSVRLDEVGADPAMVDLLRWHGAEEVEHRAVAFDIFEHLGGSYARRAFSMAVAAVGLTAAWMAATQVLMRLDPDTAERAHWRTFREAGEDGRLPMFRSIVDSIPGYLRRDHHPSQVGHTELALAYLATSPGVAHRP, from the coding sequence GTGAGCGCCGCGCCGGTTCGCTCGGGCGGCGTCGACAGCGGCGCCGCGGCGCCACCGATTCGGGCACGCGCCACCCGCTTCGACCTGTCCGCGACGCCCGTCCATTGGGTGCCCGGCGACGCGCAGACGACCCACACGATCAACGTCTTGCACTTGTTCCTCCCCCCGGGAGAGCGGTGGTTCTGCGACGTGTACCGCGACGCGCTGCCGCTGATCACCGACCCGCAACTGCGGGCCGATGCCCGCGGGTTCGTGGGCCAGGAGGCCACGCACGCCAAGGCGCACGATGGTGGGCTCGAGATGCTGGCCAGGCAGGGGATCGACTTGCGGCGCGAGGTGGCGCGGGCCGACCGGATCCGCATCGGGGCGCGCAAGGTGATCCGCAAGCTGCCGCCCGGCCTGCGCCGACGCGTGTTGACCGCCGAGTTGGGTGCGATCGCCGCCATCGAGCACTTCACGGCCGTGCTCGGCGTGTGGGTGATCGAGGATTCGGTTCGCCTCGATGAGGTCGGCGCGGATCCGGCGATGGTCGACCTGTTGCGCTGGCACGGGGCAGAGGAGGTCGAGCATCGGGCCGTGGCGTTCGACATCTTCGAACATCTCGGCGGCTCGTACGCGCGGCGAGCGTTCAGCATGGCCGTCGCCGCGGTCGGGTTGACGGCGGCGTGGATGGCGGCCACGCAGGTGTTGATGCGCCTCGACCCTGACACCGCCGAACGTGCTCACTGGCGCACGTTCCGCGAGGCGGGCGAGGACGGGCGGCTCCCCATGTTCCGCTCGATCGTCGACTCGATCCCGGGTTACCTCCGCCGTGATCACCACCCGAGCCAGGTCGGCCACACCGAGCTCGCCTTGGCGTACCTCGCCACATCCCCCGGCGTCGCCCACCGCCCCTGA